The window AATGGCCCTTTGGGAAGGCTGGACAGCCATTTCTTAGGGAAGTATACTGTATCTAACGGTAGATTTATGGACAATTTAAACGGAATAAACGAAAGCAGGAAAACCGCACGGATCGCAGGATTATGGTATCTTGTTTTGGCTATCCCTTCCGCATTCAGCTGGATGTATATTACTAAAATATTTATACCGGGAGATGCAGTTTTAACGGTTCAAAATATCCTTGCAATTATACGCTGACTGGACAGATTGACAAGGAACACTTTTGAAAGACCTTTCAATATTATTCGAAAACAAAGATTGCCTCGTCATAAACAAGCCTGCGGGCCTTGCGGTCCAGGGCGGGGAGGGCATCAAAACCTCCCTGGATTCCCTGCTGGCGGAAAATTACGATCCCCGCCCCCTCCTTGTTCATCGTCTGGACAGGGATACTTCCGGGGTAATATTGGTGGCAAAGAACAAGGAAGCAGCCGCCCGCTTTTCTTCATATTTTGCCGAAAGGAGTCAAGGTTCACAAATTCGCAAGCTCTATCTTGGGATCTGCTCAAAAACGCCTCAGCCTTCTTCAGGCGTCATACGCCTCCCCCTGGAGATCAAAGGAAAAACCAAAGAATCCGAAACCCGTTACCGCCTGGTTTCAGAAAACCCCGGCATTCCCTGTTCCTTGCTGGAGCTTGAACTGGGTTCAGGCCGCATGCACCAGATACGCCGCCACCTTGCCCAAATAAACTGCCCCATACTGGGGGACGACAAATACGGCGACTTTGGGCTAAACAAAACCCTGCACAAATCCATCGGCCTGAAGCGCCTTCTTCTCCATGCTTCGAGGCTTATCATTCCTGAGGAGGGCATAGATATAACCGCGCCCCTGCCCGAATACTTCGCCCCCT is drawn from Leadbettera azotonutricia ZAS-9 and contains these coding sequences:
- a CDS encoding RluA family pseudouridine synthase, producing MKDLSILFENKDCLVINKPAGLAVQGGEGIKTSLDSLLAENYDPRPLLVHRLDRDTSGVILVAKNKEAAARFSSYFAERSQGSQIRKLYLGICSKTPQPSSGVIRLPLEIKGKTKESETRYRLVSENPGIPCSLLELELGSGRMHQIRRHLAQINCPILGDDKYGDFGLNKTLHKSIGLKRLLLHASRLIIPEEGIDITAPLPEYFAPFSLTLAGVFSHDT